From a single Kitasatospora azatica KCTC 9699 genomic region:
- a CDS encoding ATP-binding protein — translation MTTDLTLLPRVAYRGQEVTAPRLRALLALLAGDLRTGCSTERLVSGLWAEELPERPGKALQVLVSRTRTQLGAEVIASTPTGYRLALAEEQVDSSALLLHAAASADRARAGDHAGSLAAAEAGLALWAGTPDGAGDSEDPVAALRTERAPVRDTLVRAQALALARLGRHAEAAGPLAVAASEHPRDEELLAELLRGEAATAGPSAALTRYEAYRRELRDELGTDPGAGLKAVQQELLSGEPPVVRHGVPHEPNPLLGRDEDIAAVERLLRASRAVTVVGPGGLGKTRLAHAVSRRAEQRVVYFVPLAGVTADEDVAAEVAAALGAGEGRPGAVSGHAGADPVAGILGVLGSGSALLVLDNCEQIVRGAADLVQALVSSSKDLRVLATSRAPLGLSSEAVYALPELRLDTSVELFTQRARAARPAVELPPDALAELCRHLDGLPLAVELAAARVRVLSVPEIARRLGDRFALLRGGARDTPERHRTLHAVVEWSWNLLAADARAALRTLSVFPGGFLGEAAEQVLGEDALFLLEQLADQSLITAADTPAGVRFRMLETVREFSAARRAEAGEEEVAVGRFLAWARDFGVEYHDALFGSQPSPSSSLRSNRGGPEAAWGRIKAEQDNLVLALRHALARTDGPAIAALTAVLAALWSTDSNFPRLVALAEDTGPPLSHYHPEPEYVEVARAAAVLCAASLFMGHGPSAVRQLVTLRRLPPAPPDTLLRATAVVLSAVPEMLPPDYEVLRGLCESEQPLVAGIAECIACYVWEYEHDIDRALASARRMVAELAPIDNPSVQLTVHSRLSELCLRTGQGEEAHGHLKAALEVLPRLGDGHDYIGIRSLLVLACLQRGDADEAEYWLRQVESDNTPPQDAFYRPDLGGRAEIALARGLTEVGLGLWRSAVERMLAAASAHSGDAWLDPWALQIQSAMVTAHAHAGRLELVAGPVERLRQRLRTLLSGPPGSPMDLPVLGTVLHALGMAGLGSGATGAVRMIALAERLRVLREFQPTMSQARARQAAEHADRAAYADAVSEYAALERDELREAARAVMAVTSGRG, via the coding sequence GTGACTACCGACCTGACCCTGCTGCCGCGTGTCGCCTATCGCGGACAGGAGGTCACCGCGCCCCGGCTCCGGGCTCTCCTCGCGTTGCTCGCAGGCGACTTGCGCACGGGGTGCAGCACCGAGCGGCTGGTGTCGGGACTGTGGGCAGAGGAGTTGCCGGAGCGGCCGGGCAAGGCGCTGCAGGTCCTGGTCTCCCGGACCCGGACGCAGTTGGGCGCCGAGGTCATCGCCAGCACACCGACCGGCTACCGGCTCGCCCTCGCCGAGGAGCAGGTCGACAGCTCGGCCCTGCTGCTGCACGCCGCCGCGAGCGCCGACCGGGCCAGGGCCGGCGACCACGCCGGGTCGCTGGCTGCGGCCGAGGCCGGGCTCGCACTGTGGGCGGGCACCCCTGACGGGGCCGGCGACTCCGAGGACCCCGTGGCCGCGCTGCGCACCGAGCGCGCCCCCGTCCGCGACACGCTGGTCCGCGCGCAGGCGCTGGCGCTCGCCCGGCTGGGGCGGCATGCGGAGGCGGCCGGGCCGCTGGCCGTGGCCGCCTCGGAGCATCCGCGCGACGAGGAACTGCTCGCCGAGCTGCTGCGCGGCGAGGCGGCGACGGCGGGACCGTCCGCCGCGCTGACCCGGTACGAGGCGTACCGCCGCGAGCTGCGCGACGAGCTCGGCACGGATCCGGGTGCCGGGCTCAAGGCCGTGCAGCAGGAGCTGCTGAGCGGCGAGCCGCCGGTGGTCCGGCACGGCGTGCCGCACGAACCGAACCCGCTGCTCGGGCGGGACGAGGACATCGCGGCGGTGGAACGGCTGCTGCGCGCCTCCCGCGCCGTCACCGTGGTCGGCCCCGGCGGCCTCGGCAAGACCCGGCTCGCGCACGCCGTCAGCCGCCGGGCCGAGCAGCGGGTGGTGTACTTCGTGCCGCTCGCCGGCGTCACCGCGGACGAGGACGTGGCCGCGGAGGTGGCCGCCGCGCTCGGCGCGGGCGAGGGGCGGCCCGGCGCCGTGAGCGGCCACGCCGGGGCCGACCCGGTGGCCGGCATCCTCGGCGTGCTCGGTTCCGGGTCCGCGCTGCTGGTGCTGGACAACTGCGAGCAGATCGTCCGGGGCGCCGCCGACCTCGTGCAGGCCCTGGTCTCCTCGTCGAAGGACCTGCGGGTGCTCGCCACCAGCCGGGCTCCGCTGGGCCTCAGCTCGGAGGCGGTGTACGCGCTGCCGGAGCTCCGCCTCGACACCTCGGTCGAGTTGTTCACCCAGCGGGCCCGGGCCGCCCGACCCGCCGTGGAGCTGCCGCCGGACGCGCTGGCCGAACTCTGCCGCCACCTCGACGGGCTGCCGCTCGCCGTGGAGTTGGCGGCGGCACGGGTGCGGGTGCTGTCGGTGCCGGAGATCGCCCGCCGTCTGGGCGACCGGTTCGCGCTGCTGCGCGGCGGGGCGCGGGACACCCCGGAGCGCCACCGCACGCTGCACGCGGTCGTGGAGTGGAGCTGGAACCTGCTCGCGGCGGACGCCCGGGCGGCGCTGCGCACGCTGTCGGTCTTCCCCGGCGGCTTCCTGGGCGAGGCGGCGGAGCAGGTGCTCGGCGAGGACGCGCTGTTCCTCCTGGAGCAGTTGGCCGACCAGTCGCTGATCACCGCGGCCGACACCCCGGCCGGGGTGCGGTTCCGGATGCTGGAGACGGTACGGGAGTTCAGCGCGGCCCGGCGGGCGGAGGCGGGCGAGGAGGAGGTGGCCGTGGGCCGGTTCCTGGCCTGGGCGCGGGACTTCGGAGTCGAGTACCACGACGCGCTGTTCGGATCGCAGCCTTCCCCGAGCTCTTCGCTCCGCTCGAACAGGGGAGGCCCCGAGGCCGCCTGGGGGCGGATCAAGGCCGAGCAGGACAACCTGGTGCTGGCCCTGCGGCACGCCCTGGCGCGGACCGACGGCCCCGCCATCGCCGCGCTGACCGCCGTCCTCGCCGCCCTGTGGTCCACCGACTCCAACTTCCCCCGCCTCGTCGCCCTCGCCGAGGACACCGGACCGCCGCTGTCGCACTACCACCCCGAGCCCGAGTACGTCGAAGTCGCGCGCGCCGCTGCGGTGTTGTGCGCGGCGAGCCTGTTCATGGGCCACGGCCCGAGTGCGGTGCGCCAGCTCGTCACCCTCCGGCGGCTGCCCCCGGCCCCGCCGGACACGCTGCTGCGCGCCACCGCCGTCGTGCTGAGTGCGGTCCCCGAGATGCTGCCTCCCGACTACGAGGTGCTGCGGGGACTCTGCGAGAGCGAGCAGCCGCTGGTCGCCGGCATCGCCGAGTGCATCGCCTGCTACGTCTGGGAGTACGAGCACGACATCGACCGCGCGCTCGCCTCGGCCCGCCGCATGGTCGCCGAACTCGCGCCGATCGACAATCCGTCCGTGCAGCTCACGGTGCATTCCCGGCTGAGCGAGCTGTGCCTGCGGACGGGGCAGGGCGAGGAGGCCCACGGGCATCTCAAAGCGGCGCTCGAGGTGCTGCCGCGGCTCGGCGACGGGCACGACTACATCGGCATCCGCTCGCTGCTCGTCCTCGCCTGCCTGCAGCGCGGCGACGCCGACGAGGCCGAGTACTGGCTGCGGCAGGTGGAGAGCGACAACACCCCGCCGCAGGACGCCTTCTACCGGCCCGACCTCGGCGGGCGCGCCGAGATCGCGCTGGCCCGCGGACTGACGGAGGTCGGGCTCGGCCTGTGGCGCAGCGCCGTGGAGCGGATGCTCGCGGCCGCCTCGGCGCACAGCGGCGACGCCTGGCTCGACCCGTGGGCGCTGCAGATCCAGTCCGCGATGGTCACGGCGCACGCGCACGCCGGCCGGCTCGAACTCGTCGCGGGGCCGGTCGAGCGGCTGCGGCAGCGACTGCGGACGCTGCTCTCCGGCCCGCCCGGTTCGCCCATGGACCTCCCGGTGCTCGGGACGGTGCTGCACGCCCTCGGCATGGCGGGGCTCGGGTCCGGCGCCACGGGGGCGGTGCGGATGATCGCGCTGGCCGAACGGCTGCGGGTGCTGCGCGAGTTCCAGCCGACGATGTCGCAGGCCCGGGCGCGGCAGGCGGCCGAGCACGCCGACCGGGCGGCCTACGCCGACGCGGTGTCGGAGTACGCCGCCCTGGAGCGGGACGAACTGCGGGAGGCAGCCCGCGCTGTCATGGCGGTTACCTCGGGTCGCGGTTGA
- a CDS encoding DUF6215 domain-containing protein: MTDQQGTELPAEPASGPGKEPGMRAGAQVAAALAMGGVLVAGFLVLQHREEAANKSAPAVTCTAPTADDSPRYPALCAALNRPDLPILVGAPTDRVTVAGPGLAHWTNADGTKQVIHCAEVQIGQISVRLTDDDDLDVTDAEILGSASHHRAPVLGHLSTTYEMNTIGFSFSLGGGSSTSRAPSGVAHNLVIGKHPDGRGGSYELAIWRQDTGTPDDASLYRIAEAVLPTLPGWVAGTTAPSAPPATP, translated from the coding sequence GTGACTGATCAGCAGGGTACGGAGCTGCCGGCAGAGCCGGCCAGCGGGCCGGGCAAGGAACCGGGCATGCGGGCGGGTGCCCAGGTGGCGGCAGCCCTGGCGATGGGCGGGGTGCTGGTCGCCGGGTTCCTCGTGCTGCAGCACCGCGAGGAGGCGGCGAACAAGTCCGCCCCGGCGGTGACCTGCACGGCCCCGACGGCCGACGACTCCCCCAGGTACCCGGCGCTCTGCGCCGCGTTGAACCGGCCCGACCTGCCGATCCTGGTCGGGGCACCCACGGACCGGGTCACGGTCGCCGGGCCGGGCCTCGCGCACTGGACCAACGCGGACGGCACGAAGCAGGTCATCCACTGCGCCGAGGTCCAGATCGGGCAGATCTCCGTGCGCCTCACGGACGACGACGACCTGGACGTCACCGATGCCGAGATCCTCGGCTCCGCGTCGCACCACCGCGCCCCGGTGCTCGGCCACCTGAGTACCACCTACGAGATGAACACCATCGGCTTCAGCTTCTCGCTCGGCGGCGGCAGCTCGACCTCGCGCGCGCCGAGCGGGGTCGCGCACAACCTCGTGATCGGCAAGCACCCGGACGGGCGCGGCGGTTCCTACGAGCTCGCGATCTGGCGCCAGGACACCGGAACACCGGACGACGCGAGCCTGTACCGGATCGCCGAAGCGGTACTGCCGACACTGCCGGGATGGGTCGCGGGCACCACTGCCCCGAGCGCTCCGCCCGCCACCCCGTGA
- a CDS encoding DUF5984 family protein, which produces MIHTDPAIRFRFGLTPLEKVKPWGAERPVFHWFGLTDGWYGIDLAGHEVLRYSERSVRELRSDSDGGQPHPYVDYYVARLWEDVIALVSEAMEPLPPDLVDVAADTSPDWTWLEAPEAEAALSWHSAGYLDTGYLRIAPRIRCWRTVIGEGDTVTISWEHQADPEGVIEFVGPRTGRVTVPTGEFLAAVTELDRALLAAMDRRIGELEEAGPVPGVEVDVEQLRREHRDRTTWLQRARDREPGTDWDAVRVGARMLLAPGAAEKDQAG; this is translated from the coding sequence GTGATCCACACCGACCCCGCGATTCGCTTCCGCTTCGGACTGACTCCGTTGGAGAAGGTCAAGCCGTGGGGTGCCGAGCGTCCCGTGTTCCACTGGTTCGGGCTGACCGACGGCTGGTACGGCATCGACCTCGCCGGCCATGAGGTGCTGCGTTACTCCGAGCGCAGTGTCCGGGAGCTCCGGAGCGACAGCGACGGTGGCCAACCGCACCCGTACGTGGACTACTACGTCGCCCGCCTGTGGGAGGACGTGATCGCGCTCGTGTCGGAGGCGATGGAACCGCTGCCACCGGACCTGGTGGACGTCGCGGCCGACACCTCACCGGACTGGACGTGGCTTGAGGCGCCGGAGGCCGAGGCCGCACTGAGCTGGCACAGCGCGGGCTACCTGGACACCGGCTATCTGCGCATCGCGCCGCGCATCCGTTGCTGGCGCACCGTCATCGGTGAAGGCGACACGGTGACCATCAGCTGGGAACATCAGGCGGACCCGGAGGGCGTGATCGAGTTCGTCGGCCCGCGGACGGGGCGGGTGACCGTACCGACGGGTGAGTTCCTCGCGGCGGTGACCGAACTCGACCGGGCGCTGTTGGCAGCCATGGACCGACGCATCGGCGAACTGGAAGAGGCCGGTCCGGTGCCCGGTGTCGAAGTGGACGTGGAGCAGTTGCGCCGCGAGCACCGGGACCGGACGACCTGGTTGCAGCGCGCCCGGGACCGCGAGCCGGGTACGGACTGGGACGCCGTACGTGTCGGTGCGCGCATGCTGCTGGCCCCTGGGGCAGCAGAGAAGGACCAGGCGGGGTAG
- a CDS encoding SMI1/KNR4 family protein, whose protein sequence is MTPDLVLLRALIDSSPAITNRPECGAPEAWIRSAESALGPLAPSYRWWLAEYNDGSLHGAPLARLGPPGEGEAGQGEAGEGGADDVTAGWRLDGDRLCFYAAAEADGGDTYHLVLDGPAEHAVVRRGRHSGAEDLVADTFAGFLTVQVAQTSGLGGGPVPALARLWRSTPGVQLPNGITIYGPQDILERNETYEVGEYQPDWILIGDDSGGNGLFIRRSTADRPSVYRLDLGAGDNDIETPGVGEWLTDDLLSWLSTGAT, encoded by the coding sequence ATGACGCCCGACCTCGTCCTCCTCCGAGCCCTGATCGACAGCTCCCCCGCGATCACCAACCGCCCCGAGTGCGGCGCGCCCGAGGCGTGGATCCGCTCGGCCGAATCGGCCCTCGGCCCGCTCGCCCCCTCGTACCGCTGGTGGCTGGCCGAGTACAACGACGGCTCGCTCCACGGCGCACCGCTCGCGCGTCTCGGCCCGCCCGGCGAAGGCGAGGCCGGCCAAGGCGAGGCCGGCGAAGGCGGGGCCGACGATGTCACCGCCGGCTGGCGTCTCGACGGAGACCGGCTCTGTTTCTACGCCGCAGCCGAAGCGGACGGCGGCGACACCTACCACCTCGTGCTCGACGGTCCGGCGGAGCACGCCGTCGTCCGACGCGGCCGCCACAGCGGTGCGGAGGACCTGGTGGCGGACACGTTCGCGGGTTTCCTGACCGTCCAGGTGGCCCAAACCAGCGGACTCGGCGGCGGACCCGTCCCCGCGCTGGCCCGCCTCTGGCGCTCGACACCGGGTGTCCAACTCCCCAACGGCATCACGATCTACGGCCCGCAGGACATCCTCGAACGCAACGAGACCTACGAGGTCGGCGAGTACCAGCCCGACTGGATCCTGATCGGCGACGACAGCGGCGGGAACGGCCTCTTCATCCGCCGCAGCACCGCCGACCGGCCGTCCGTCTACCGCCTCGACCTCGGCGCGGGCGACAACGACATCGAAACCCCCGGCGTCGGCGAATGGCTGACCGACGACCTCCTCAGTTGGCTGTCCACCGGCGCCACCTGA
- a CDS encoding AAA family ATPase, which produces MLLWINGPFGGGKTQTAHEIQRRLPGSVICDPEHVGFGLHRMTPPSLRGDFQDLPAWRQGVNEVLDRALTEYPGTVIVPMTITEPAYFRETVGRLRERGHDVRHFALLADRATVLRRLRERGFGHLVQFVAGKDAPLRRESFALSKLDLCLERLREPEFAEHLWTDDLTIRQVADHIAATSGLTLTPNSDSPLRGRLRRAWTGAKHIRFD; this is translated from the coding sequence ATGCTCCTGTGGATCAACGGCCCCTTCGGTGGCGGCAAGACGCAGACCGCGCACGAGATCCAGCGACGGCTCCCCGGCAGCGTCATCTGCGATCCCGAGCACGTGGGTTTCGGCCTGCACCGGATGACGCCGCCCTCGCTGCGTGGGGACTTCCAGGACCTGCCCGCTTGGCGGCAGGGCGTGAACGAGGTGCTGGACCGCGCGCTCACCGAGTACCCGGGCACGGTGATCGTGCCGATGACCATCACGGAGCCGGCCTACTTCCGCGAGACCGTCGGACGACTCCGCGAACGCGGCCATGACGTACGGCACTTCGCACTGCTGGCCGATCGCGCGACAGTGCTGCGGCGGCTGCGCGAGCGCGGCTTCGGGCATCTCGTGCAGTTCGTCGCCGGGAAGGACGCCCCACTGCGCCGGGAGAGCTTCGCGCTCTCGAAGCTCGACCTCTGCCTGGAGCGCCTGCGCGAGCCGGAGTTCGCCGAGCACCTGTGGACCGACGACCTCACGATCCGGCAGGTCGCCGACCACATCGCCGCCACGTCCGGACTGACCCTCACCCCGAACAGCGACAGCCCGCTCCGCGGCCGCCTCCGCCGGGCCTGGACCGGGGCCAAGCACATTCGCTTCGACTGA
- the thpR gene encoding RNA 2',3'-cyclic phosphodiesterase — MRLFVAVRPPIEVLAELESAVAPLRALPGAERLRWTLPEAWHLTLVFLGEVPQERLPELRDGLAQVALGYVVHQVRLAGGGRFGDRVLWVGLAGQTWALRSLARAVTQVASEVLAVEEEFSYHPHLTLARAGGRGHHSHPGREERAALHEAAERLETFEGAEYSVTSIQLMRSDFGSGHGPVHYTSVGSWDLAYPQ; from the coding sequence ATGAGGCTCTTCGTGGCGGTCCGGCCGCCGATCGAGGTGCTCGCCGAGCTGGAGTCGGCCGTCGCGCCGTTGCGCGCGCTGCCCGGGGCCGAGCGGCTTCGCTGGACGCTGCCGGAGGCGTGGCATCTGACCCTGGTCTTCCTCGGCGAGGTGCCGCAGGAGAGGCTGCCCGAGCTGCGGGACGGGCTGGCGCAGGTGGCGCTCGGATACGTCGTGCACCAGGTGCGGCTGGCCGGTGGCGGACGGTTCGGGGACCGGGTGCTCTGGGTGGGGCTGGCCGGGCAGACCTGGGCGTTGCGCTCGCTGGCTCGGGCGGTGACCCAGGTGGCGAGCGAGGTGCTCGCGGTCGAGGAGGAGTTCTCGTACCACCCGCACCTCACGCTGGCGCGGGCCGGCGGGCGCGGGCACCACAGTCACCCCGGGCGCGAGGAGCGGGCCGCGCTGCATGAGGCGGCCGAGCGGCTGGAGACCTTCGAGGGGGCCGAGTACTCGGTGACGAGCATTCAGCTGATGAGGAGTGACTTCGGCAGCGGGCACGGGCCCGTGCACTACACCAGCGTCGGCAGCTGGGATCTGGCCTACCCGCAGTAG
- a CDS encoding TetR/AcrR family transcriptional regulator, whose protein sequence is MTSTPTRGRPRSFDREAALAAAMLLFWEKGYEAASIADLTEAMGIRPPSLYAAFGDKRALFDEVVARYGQTYGAFGARALAEEPTVRAGIARLLREAAAEYTAPGRPHGCLVVSAAANCGSPDVREALLVLRKANLEDFEQRIAAAVARGEEPAATDPRALARFTAAVVQGMSQQARDGASREELELIAQTAMAAWPS, encoded by the coding sequence ATGACCAGCACCCCGACCCGCGGCCGCCCCCGGTCCTTCGACCGCGAGGCGGCGCTGGCCGCGGCCATGCTGCTGTTCTGGGAGAAGGGGTACGAGGCCGCCTCGATCGCCGACCTCACCGAGGCCATGGGCATCCGGCCGCCGAGCCTGTACGCCGCCTTCGGCGACAAGCGGGCGCTCTTCGACGAGGTGGTGGCCCGCTACGGGCAGACCTACGGCGCCTTCGGCGCCCGGGCGCTGGCCGAGGAACCGACGGTCCGGGCCGGCATCGCGCGACTGCTGCGCGAGGCGGCGGCGGAGTACACGGCGCCCGGACGCCCGCACGGCTGCCTGGTCGTCAGCGCGGCCGCCAACTGCGGCAGCCCCGACGTGCGGGAGGCGCTGCTGGTGCTGCGGAAGGCCAACCTCGAGGACTTCGAGCAACGGATCGCGGCGGCGGTGGCGCGCGGGGAGGAGCCGGCGGCAACCGACCCGAGGGCGCTGGCGCGCTTCACGGCAGCGGTGGTGCAGGGGATGTCGCAGCAGGCCAGGGACGGGGCGTCGCGGGAGGAACTGGAGCTGATCGCGCAGACGGCGATGGCGGCCTGGCCGAGCTGA
- a CDS encoding SDR family oxidoreductase: MGKLSGKTALVTGGSRGIGKGIALRLAADGALVAVHYGSNEAAAKETVEEITAAGGQAFAIGAELGIPGDAAALWAAFDAGLAQYGGRPGLDILVNNAGISLWGKVGEVTEADFERVFAINVKAPFFIVQQGLERLRDGGRIVNVSSGVTRIAFPAITAYSMTKGALNTFTLTLAQDLGARGITVNAVAPGIIDTDMNSWLDDPEARADAESYSVFNRVGTAGDVADVVSFVASDDARWVTGQYLDATGGSYLGK; this comes from the coding sequence ATGGGCAAGCTTTCGGGCAAGACGGCGCTGGTCACCGGCGGCAGCCGGGGGATCGGCAAGGGGATCGCGCTGCGCCTGGCGGCCGACGGCGCCTTGGTCGCGGTGCACTACGGCAGCAACGAGGCGGCGGCCAAGGAGACGGTGGAGGAGATCACGGCGGCCGGCGGCCAGGCCTTCGCGATCGGCGCCGAGCTGGGCATACCGGGCGACGCGGCGGCGCTCTGGGCGGCCTTCGACGCCGGCCTCGCGCAGTACGGGGGCCGGCCGGGGCTGGACATCCTGGTCAACAACGCGGGCATCTCGCTCTGGGGCAAGGTCGGCGAGGTGACCGAGGCCGACTTCGAGCGGGTCTTCGCGATCAACGTCAAGGCGCCGTTCTTCATCGTCCAGCAGGGCCTGGAGCGCCTGCGCGACGGCGGCCGGATCGTCAACGTCTCCTCCGGCGTGACCCGGATCGCGTTCCCGGCGATCACCGCGTACTCGATGACCAAGGGCGCGCTCAACACCTTCACGCTGACCCTGGCGCAGGACCTCGGCGCGCGCGGCATCACGGTCAACGCGGTGGCGCCCGGCATCATCGACACCGACATGAACAGTTGGCTGGACGACCCGGAGGCGCGGGCCGACGCCGAGTCGTACTCGGTGTTCAACCGGGTCGGCACCGCCGGCGACGTGGCCGACGTGGTCTCCTTCGTGGCCAGTGACGACGCCCGCTGGGTCACCGGCCAGTACCTGGACGCCACCGGGGGCTCTTATCTGGGGAAGTGA
- the serC gene encoding phosphoserine transaminase, whose product MAQIQIPADLKPADGRFGCGPSKVRPEALTALAATGTSLLGTSHRQAPVKNLVKRVREGVTSLFSLPEGYEVVLGNGGSTAFWDIAALGLVRQKSQHLSFGEFSSKFASSVKSVPWLDDPTVIKSEVGTHPLPVAEAGVDVYALTHNETSTGVAMPIRRPAGTAGDGSLVLVDATSGAGGLPVDITETDVYYFAPQKSFAAEGGLWLATFSPAALERAAEIAGSGRYIPPFFDLPTAIDNSSKDQTYNTPSISTLFLLADQLDWLNGNGGLDWAVARTAESSAHLYNWAEKSSFAQPFVAEPAERSQVVGTIDFDESIDAAAIAKALRANGIVDTEPYRKLGRNQLRIAMFPAVDPADVQALTACIDYVVEQL is encoded by the coding sequence GTGGCCCAGATCCAGATCCCCGCTGACCTCAAGCCCGCAGACGGCCGTTTCGGCTGCGGCCCGTCCAAGGTGCGCCCCGAGGCCCTGACTGCCCTCGCCGCCACCGGTACCTCGCTGCTCGGCACCTCGCACCGCCAGGCTCCGGTCAAGAACCTGGTGAAGCGCGTGCGCGAGGGCGTGACCAGCCTCTTCTCGCTCCCCGAGGGATACGAGGTGGTGCTCGGCAACGGCGGTTCCACCGCCTTCTGGGACATCGCCGCCCTCGGTCTGGTCCGCCAGAAGTCGCAGCACCTGAGCTTCGGCGAGTTCTCCTCCAAGTTCGCTTCCTCGGTCAAGTCCGTGCCGTGGCTGGACGACCCGACCGTGATCAAGAGCGAGGTGGGCACCCACCCGCTGCCGGTCGCCGAGGCGGGCGTGGACGTCTACGCGCTGACCCACAACGAGACCTCGACCGGCGTCGCGATGCCGATCCGCCGCCCGGCCGGCACCGCCGGTGACGGCTCGCTGGTCCTGGTGGACGCCACCTCGGGCGCCGGCGGCCTGCCGGTGGACATCACCGAGACCGATGTCTACTACTTCGCGCCGCAGAAGTCCTTCGCGGCCGAGGGCGGTCTGTGGCTGGCCACGTTCTCGCCGGCCGCGCTGGAGCGGGCTGCCGAGATCGCCGGCTCCGGCCGCTACATCCCGCCGTTCTTCGACCTGCCGACCGCGATCGACAACTCCTCGAAGGACCAGACGTACAACACCCCGTCGATCTCGACCCTGTTCCTGCTCGCCGACCAGCTGGACTGGCTGAACGGCAACGGCGGGCTCGACTGGGCCGTCGCTCGTACGGCTGAATCCTCGGCGCACCTGTACAACTGGGCCGAGAAGTCCTCGTTCGCGCAGCCGTTCGTCGCCGAGCCGGCCGAGCGTTCCCAGGTGGTCGGCACCATCGACTTCGACGAGTCGATCGACGCCGCCGCGATCGCCAAGGCGCTGCGGGCCAACGGGATCGTGGACACCGAGCCGTACCGCAAGCTTGGCCGCAACCAGCTGCGGATCGCGATGTTCCCGGCGGTCGACCCGGCGGACGTGCAGGCGCTGACCGCGTGCATCGACTACGTGGTCGAGCAGCTCTGA
- a CDS encoding citrate synthase 2: MSDFVPGLEGVVAFESEIAEPDREGGALRYRGVDIDELVGHVSFGHVWGLLVDGKFNPGLPAAEPFPIPVHSGDIRVDVQSALAMLAPVWGLKPLLDISAEQARDDLARAAVMALSYVAQSARGQGLPMVPQSEIDKAETVVERFMIRWRGEPDPKHVKAIDAYWTSAAEHGMNASTFTARVIASTGADVAAALSGAVGAMSGPLHGGAPSRVLGMIEEIERTGDAAKWVKDALDKGERLMGFGHRVYRAEDPRARVLRRTAKELGAPRFEIAEALEKAALEELHNRRPDRVLATNVEFWAAIMLDFAEVPAHMFTSMFTCARTAGWSAHILEQKRTGRLVRPAARYIGPGPRSPREVEGYESIAH; the protein is encoded by the coding sequence ATGTCCGATTTCGTACCCGGGCTTGAGGGAGTAGTCGCCTTCGAGAGCGAGATCGCCGAGCCCGACCGCGAGGGCGGTGCGCTGCGCTACCGCGGCGTGGACATCGACGAGCTGGTCGGGCACGTGTCGTTCGGGCACGTCTGGGGCCTGCTGGTGGACGGCAAGTTCAACCCCGGCCTGCCGGCCGCCGAGCCGTTCCCGATCCCGGTGCACTCCGGCGACATCCGGGTCGACGTCCAGTCCGCGCTCGCCATGCTCGCCCCGGTCTGGGGCCTGAAGCCGCTGCTCGACATCTCCGCCGAGCAGGCCCGCGACGACCTGGCCCGCGCCGCCGTCATGGCACTGTCCTACGTGGCCCAGTCGGCCCGCGGCCAGGGCCTGCCGATGGTCCCGCAGAGCGAGATCGACAAGGCCGAGACGGTCGTCGAGCGGTTCATGATCCGCTGGCGCGGCGAGCCCGACCCCAAGCACGTCAAGGCGATCGACGCCTACTGGACCTCGGCCGCCGAGCACGGCATGAACGCCTCCACCTTCACCGCCCGGGTCATCGCCTCCACCGGCGCCGATGTGGCCGCGGCCCTGTCCGGCGCGGTCGGCGCGATGTCCGGCCCGCTGCACGGCGGCGCCCCGTCCCGGGTGCTCGGCATGATCGAGGAGATCGAGCGCACCGGCGACGCCGCGAAGTGGGTCAAGGACGCGCTGGACAAGGGCGAGCGCCTGATGGGCTTCGGTCACCGCGTCTACCGCGCCGAGGACCCGCGCGCCCGGGTGCTGCGCCGCACCGCCAAGGAGCTCGGCGCGCCGCGCTTCGAGATCGCCGAGGCGCTGGAGAAGGCCGCGCTGGAGGAGCTGCACAACCGCCGCCCCGACCGCGTGCTGGCCACCAACGTCGAGTTCTGGGCCGCGATCATGCTGGACTTCGCCGAGGTCCCCGCGCACATGTTCACCTCGATGTTCACCTGCGCCCGCACCGCCGGCTGGTCCGCGCACATCCTGGAGCAGAAGCGCACCGGCCGCCTGGTCCGCCCGGCCGCCCGCTACATCGGTCCCGGCCCGCGCAGCCCGCGCGAGGTCGAGGGCTACGAGTCGATCGCGCACTGA